In the Drosophila teissieri strain GT53w chromosome 3R, Prin_Dtei_1.1, whole genome shotgun sequence genome, taataatgataattgtCATCGTTTGCTGATAATGGCGGACAGCGAGGCGATTTCACTCGATTTCTATTAACAGCACTTAAACGtctatattatatacaattaaaagTATGTCTGTATATAAGCGTGATTATTTCTACGTACATATATTGAGGAACAAACTTAATTATTTCCGCAGTTCTTATCACTCTGCCTGTATTATCATTTTGCTTTTGCAAACCCTGCCTTAAATTTCCCAGCAACTGGGGTAAAAGAAAGGAACTGCAGCTGAGGGCGGGgcttattttggttttttgggtgTTGGTTGGGTGGCGAATTTTCACTCGAGTGCATGAAAACTTCCCCCTGCATTTTCTGCTTAGTGTGGGGCTGCTATCTATCCACTtgtgtgtctatgtgtgtgtgtttgtggaaTTAATCCACTGAAATTGTAGCACGACAAAAGAAGCCTTATGATTTAATCAGGTATTTAAAACTCAGCGTTGATTGAATGCTTTTGAGCTAAGCTATCATGGTCGGATTAGAAAACTTGGCAAATCAGCATGCCAATTAATCAACTCTTACAATATACtctttattttcgaaatatgCATTGCTTTTATTCATATTATCTTGTTGCATATGATGACTCCACCtgtgtttttttattgcctAGCGATGCTCGGAAATGATTGATTGTTTCCCAAGTGGTATTAATCAACATGGCTGCAGCTATGCGATTACTTTCGTCTGAGTTATGGCAAACACAATACCACCGAGTACCGACGCATTTTCCTGGCCCAAACTCCAAACTCCATACTGCAGATGGGCAAATGAACATTTCGTGTAATTATGGtcaaggcagcagcagcagctggttACCGAGGGCCCAGTTCACAGTTCTCCGTTCACAGTTCTCAGGCAAAACAGAGAGGGTTTCCCAGTCGCATTCGATTCGTTCCCCAGAACGACATTGACGGCATGGCCAGTAGCGCTGTTTTGGCCATGATTCTGAGCCAACTGCCACACGTTTCGTGCTCTGCTCTCTCACGGAGTACAAGGGTATATATATGCGATGTTCTGCAGGGTAAAAGGATATATCGACTTCGTGGCAATGTATGCCAATAATAATCAAGGTTTGCTTAGCCATGAATTCAGTTTAGAAAATCCAGTATCCTGGTTTCCGCCAATTAGAATATAGGCACTTATAGAAATATTTGAGTTGTAAATAGGAATTGATTCCCTTTCACAGCTGCATAAACTCTGGGATTTTAGAGCCTGGCTGGTTACAGGGTATCTCGGCATAGATATACTCCCCataataatttggtttttgtttcaaGGGGGAGAGCATTCggtgctgtttctgttgctgacGCTGCTGCCAATTGTCGGTGCCAAGGCTCTTTGGCTGGcattgtttgtgtttgttctTTTGTGGGGGAATCGCTAAAGAGCGTGGCCATGAGAAAGGAAGTggtggggtggtgggcggCACTGAGAGAGTGGTGCACTTATTTAGACGAGAGCGAGTTTGCTGCATTGGTTTGCTGCACATACAGTGGGGCCTAGGCAGGGCGAACCAGGGGAAAAATGAATCGCACTTCCAGGAGATTACATTTAGGGGAGGTTATTTGAAACTTCATTTTATTAACGCAGTCATTCACTAAAGCAGTTTCTATGTCTGAACTCATTACTTAAGCCATACTTTAGCGAGGAATATACGTTTCAATTTCGAGCGAAGGGCAAATTCAAGGCTATTAAGATATTAAGATGTTAAGATACAGCATCCTAttatcaaatgcaaatattcaaGATCTGCTCCCCGTACTCACAATAATTCCCCTTCAGGATTCAATGCaaatcaaagcaaacaaagagTGTTTACTGCagtgcattttttgtttgctctgcaGGGTTCTTTCAGATTATCTAAACTACGTTTTTACCagtgtttaattaatttatcacCTTTTTTATTACAGTATTTCACTGGCAAGCTACAATAATGGGCCCGGTAAGAGGATTTTGAAATCACGGAGAGATCGAGCCGAGCTTAATTTGTATCCCTAAATACTTTGtattggtttattttcgttttgattAGGAATTGCTGTTTACTGTTTGGCagattaataatttattaattttaattaaatgcagtaataaaataatacttaatttgtattaaaaaaggcaaatatgTCGTTTGATAAGAAAGatgttttaaaatgattaGACGTAACAGAAAAGCGCATTTGTAATCATGTACATGTATAATCCGCAATCGCTTATAGATCTATAGATTcattaaactttttataaaaattgtggCCGGCGTCTGAAGCTGGCATTATTTACTTTAGAActaaatgttattattttaaaccATTATTAAAGATACATATTTCAAGAAAACGCAATCTAAGATTTAACCtctaaataaaccaaataaaaggATATAGGTGCAGTTAACTAGTCAGCCTTTACTAATAGCCTTTATTTGAATTCTCTTACAGCCGGACAGCCCTTATCAAGGAGGTGTATTCTTCTTAACTATACATTTTCCAACAGACTATCCCTTTAAACCACCCAAAGTGGCTTTTACAACGCGCATATACCATCCAAACATTAACAGCAATGGATCGATTTGTCTCGATATATTAAGATCTCAGTGGTCGCCAGCATTAACTATTTCAAAAGGTGAGTCCATCTAAAACTTTGACTTTGAAACGGCAATGCTAATATGTGTCCTCTTCTTTTGCAGTCTTATTATCAATTTGCTCTCTACTCTGTGATCCCAATCCAGACGATCCCCTTGTTCCAGAGATTGCCAGAATATATAAAACCGATCGGGAAAAATACAATGAGCTGGCACGAGAGTGGACTAGAAAGTATGCTATGTGATGCGTTCCAGATTGCAGCAGTCCAACAGAATCAGCAAAttcaacatcaacaacagcagcagtaaaaGCAgatgcaacaacaacagtaaaagcaacagcaaaagcaacaaagaTAACATCAACAGTTTACAATAGTCAGAATCAGaagaggaggagctgcagccgCGTCATTGTTACTGGCAATGGCCGCCGTGCGGTTGTCCACAACAATAGCCACAATATCAGCAGGAACTGCGGCCACAGCAGCATcaaccacaacaacaccaacactcgccacagcaacatcagcagcaacatcggcagcagcagcaacaagatcATCAGTTGCCGCAGTCATCTTCGCCGTTGCAGCCGCTGCTACCGCCTTCGCAGCGGCATTAGCATTAGGAGCAGCAAATTTGGCGGCGGTACCAAGAGCACCAGCGGCGGCAAACGTCAGCGGACCGGAGTCCTTggagccgcagccacagcagcagcatcaacatcagcagcaacatcagccgcagcagcagaggcagctggagcagcaacTGGCGGATTGGTGGCGAACTGGGAATAAGAGTGTGTTTGACcgaacagaaacagaacagCATAAAcggaaataatttaataataattactgaAAAATTATGTAAGcattaaacattaaaagcTAGACAGCTACCAACAACAGCATCAACATAATAAGTttaaatacaaagaaaaaaaaaactacaaataaaaatcagctggaaaaattattattattattatattatatttaaagaaccggaaaaataaaaattgcaaaaattcaatttaacatCAAGCGTGTAGAAAGGTACTGCCTGCTTTAAGCCACATTTCGCTTTTgatcaattaaattgtttgtaaTCACTTAAGGTTTGGCAAATATAGGGTCTATTGCATGTGCTGCCTAAATTGTTTAACAATTGCTTCATTTTgtaaaaaagaatatttaattagaaattcTGCTGTCTTAAATATAtgttaatttttgtaatgCCTCAAGAAAGATTGTTAACATATTCATTTTGGCTTACCATTTGTTTTGTAACTGATTTTACCTCGATTTGCCTACATTTGAGATTTGCGAAAAACTTATAAATTAGTAAACGGATGCTGCTGCATTTTGTTTCAcctatattttgttttctgagCTCACAAACTTTATTCTGTTCCACTGCCTTTTCTTACTTCTTAACTTTAAGTCCTCggttgtttgctttttatgtAATTAGCATGTTGTAAAGATCTGCTTGTAGTTTGCTGATAATTTTTATTAGGCCAGGCAGCCGGGCTAATTTTGTCTTATATTCTCAATGCGCAAcagctttttaattaaacatcaTGTGGACTTTGAAATGGGTTGCCACAAACTTTTGTTCTTATGGCAATAAAGAGCCAAGTGACAGCTCTCTCAGGTCAACAATTACacttttaaatggtttttggtCTCAGAAGGATTACTGATAGATGCTTAAGGCAAGAAAACTTAACAACTCGGTCAATGCGAAGGGCATTTGATAGAAAGAACAAGACAGCTCAGaacaaagtataaatattcaaagtgTTTTGGCATTAAGGTAAGAAATTATTCAAGTAGActatggaaaaaataaaaatatgccaAGGGTGCTGGCGAATAAAATAGTTGGTGAGTGCTGAAAATTTTCCAACGACTTGGTTgacaataattaaatagttACGCAGCATGTTTAATAATCAACTCGAATGATTGCAAGGAAGAGATGGCTGATCTGCAGATTTATAGATGCCACTTTTCAAAGCGAATTGATATTCAGGAAGCCCCGCTTAAGTTCAGTGTAAGATCGCCGATGGCGGCAACGACCACAGCATGCTAAATTAGCATTTAATCAATTCAAatactatatagtatatacaaTGTATGAGAAGAATCGTGCTCGCGTCGCCAAAGCTTCAAATTCAGAGCGAGCTTTCAGTCTTTCTCCTGCTCTCTTTGCTCTCTTCACTGCGATTCGAGTCTCTTTCTTCCACGGCAAACAACACATTGGAGGTCTGAAAATATTCAGTTGATATTTTGCCGCGTTGCGAGAGGTGGAGCTGTTCGCCAGAATTTGAATTCGTTATTTTTCAGCTCCAAGTGAAATTGCAATCCGTTTCGTGTGTGTGGCCCAGTTAAGGCAAGTAAATCAAGACCAATTGAAGGTTATCTGAGTCTGGGACCCTTGGGAATGTCAATTAACAACTGCATTGGCCCAAACACGTGCTGCTGCCTTCGAAAGCTGCCTTTCAAGCGAGTGACCTGGAAAAGTTTTAGAAATTTTGGTTATGCAAACGGTTTTGTGAGAGAAATTCGTGTGTCGCAAgagaaataaatttgaaacaaAGCAAGCTAAATAATTCGTATtcattatatacatatacgtacatacatatatgtattccATGTGATCGATGCATTTTCACTGCAAAGTAATCCgatttgaataatatttttcctAAAATCCTATCTATGAAGTTAATGCCCTTACTTTAGCCTAATCATAAAGTGTGAATAGAAAAGAACTTAATCAAAAGTGGATCACTTTCAAGACCTTCGTGGAAGAGTCTTCTGCGGGCTCCAATCCATGTCCACTAAGCTGCGAAGAAAGTCCAAGTGCGAAAAGAGAGGCTACGGAGAGAGAAGCTCGCTGTGCTTGTGGGCTTTGGCTCCAACATGGCAACACGACTGCGCTCCCCACTTGGCACCATTCAACTTGTCTTTTGTTAGGGTTTTTCGCACTCTTCTGCGAAATAGAAGGGGAGTGGGGGAGGGTGGTTGATAACAGCCGGTCTCCAACTGGCGATCGCagtttatatgtttatatgctTAAGTGTTTACATGTTTACCCGGACACTTGATCTCTAAACGCGTTGTATTTCTGTGAATCCCATCAGGCTCCCCAGTCGCCATCGCCATGAGTCCCCGTCCCCGCGAGATCCTCGATGAACCAGAACTGTCGCTGGACTCGAACTCGTCCTCCTGCTACTTGCGAAAATCTGGAAAGGATTGCGACGACAGCTGCCTGGTGAGTGGAATATTCCTGTTTACAAGCGTTCCCCAGCTCAGATCCCAAACGGATTAGGCTCGGACGGTGGCGGTTCAGTCTTATCGGGggttcatacatacatatatacatatttatttataaccaGCTAAATGTAAAATTTGATGTAGAGAAAAGTTTCTTTCCAACACTTGACATTTGCCTTTACATCTGCCAAAATGTGCATTCAATattctttttactttgaatACTCCCACATATTTgtagtaaatacaaataaaataattggtATGTAAAAAGTATTcgaatttgtttatatttatattatatatgtacatacttatTTTTACTTCTATAAACTTTTTGCCCATAAATTCTTAGAATACGGCGAGTattgaaaagtatatacatatagtccGCATGAGTTGAAAGTTTAAAATGTTGAGTAAGTTGTTGTGATGCACCGAATGAACCCGGAAACCCGGATCATATCAGATCCGCTCCTGTACTCGGCGGCTCGAAACGGCACGTGCATCGCTTATCGCATCGCATGCAATCAGTTTCCGAAAATGATGGGTCATCGGAAAAGCCGAGTCAAGAGTTAAAAGCCAAGAGTTCGAGACAACCTTACACAAAGTGGCGGAGTGCGCGATTTTGGCCACAGCCCAAGGGCAATAGACGGAGCATCTGGTGGTGGTCCACGAATGGAGCCAAGGTCAAGTCGAGTCGGCGTTGTTTGTAACCGATTAGAGCTTGCCACACCGATGGCTTGTTATGCATTATGTTTACACCTGTGTGTATGCCCATGGGAATTGCGAAAGTCCACACGCGGAATTCCTGAACTTCGTCGAAAGTCGAAACTGGTTTCTGGGCTCGAATTTCGGAtttgtttttcggcttttATTTATGTCTGCCAAGCGACAAGCGATAAAAACCCATCATGCATCCATATCCGTGTGTATTGAGATCGTGTAAACAATTATTGCGAATTCGAGGGGAATACATCAGCTTTTCAGGTTGTGCAACTGCTGTTTACAAAAGAGTTCTCAATGCTGGACGATCATCATCAGCTCGATGGGTTATATAATACGGGGGCTTGTCTGcacaaagaaaaattattGAGAAAGACACAGACATACACTTAACAAATAAGCGATTttcaataacaattaaaaatcaaactgAAGTTTAAGAATCAGTTTTACTGATTTAAggattacatatttttataattacacAATATTGCAACTTATGTTTTATTGTAATACAAGATCAAATCTATATCTACTTCGAATAGCTTACAGTATCTTTGGGTTAGGTGCAGGGCGATTTCTCTCCGTGTAGTCGATGACCAACCCGTCTTGGCCAAAACAGGCCGCTTGCACAAGAAGCGAAAGCTCATTGGCCACGAAATTCGCATAGTTTCAGCATAACCGCCCGTTGAAAAGTGTGAAAAACGTCGCCCCGGTGAAAAGATTGCTCAGCACTTGCGACTCGATAAAAGTGGAGAAAAGTGTGCTAAGATTGATAGTGCAATCGTCTCTCTCGGCTGCTGCGAAGTTATAGAAAGCTTTGCCGCGAGCTTTTTCGATTCACATCATTGGCCACATTGGACTTGGGGGGTTTTCAGTTGCCAGCTAGTTGGCGATCGCAACGGTTTGCCCGACAAATTCCGCGCTCAGTTGAAAATCTCTCCAAGGAGTTGCGAAAAAACTCAGAAAACATTGTTTTTGAATGTCCACTGTGCGGTGGCTTATGTGTGTTGAAATATATCAATCAAGTATTGACAAGTAAAGACATTAAAAAATCTGTTCAAAATGGAAACTACAATTGTTaccacaacaacgacaaccGAATTGAAGTGCACATTGCGCGGCAGCAAAAAGAAAGATGTAAGCTGGGTTCCAAACTCTACAAATCCGAGGTGTTCAATGCAGCAGAACAAACAATTGGCTGAACTACGTCAATGGCCAATTAATGAATCTCACATCCTGTTTATCGATGGCattccatttgattttctatttgccGACAATTACCATGTTTGTTTGCGGGAACCTACAAAATATTCGTGAAGTGCATTtgctggaaaatatttaacaggCCACAATGTCAAGTAGTAGCACGTCAGCCTTAGCGTGAATACCGTGAATTATATTTGCAgagtaattatttttttccatgtACTTTAGTTTTATCAGAAATCAggaaacataaataatatattttcgaaATGCTTGTATTTTGCACTATTACGTAGTTTGAAGttaccaaaataaatatttgggtattgcatatttgtttttatgaaGGTCTTCAAATTAAAtagcgttttcttttttatttcaaaaatatatagttttaatttcCTAGATTTTAGTAAGAAGTCTTTACCTTTCtgcgttttcttttgtttataaatatattgtttaatTGCCAAAATATAGTAAGATGTATTTACTTTTCCTGCTTTCATTTACATTATTTACGCACGTGCCTTAAAACCAATATTTGATCATTtagaaagcaaacaacaaagcaCTTACTGGTAATATTATTTAGCAATAGGTAGCTAATTACGCTTTTCGTGACTCCCAGATCGTTAGGTACATTTCAAAGAGTGTTAAATGCAGTTGCATTTCGTTTTGGACTATTAAATAGTACTTAAATATGTTGCAAAGGTAAATAACAGGAATTGGCTAGACACTTAAATGTACTtcgttttattgttattaaaaaatgcatatatttttatacatacatttacatatgtactttTCGCCTACTGAGCCAAGTGCACATGATTTTTCCCTAAAGCGGAATGcaaaaaacaatgcaaattgtaaacaaaacgTCATCGGATTGGATAAGATGCTTTTGCTtatgcacttgcacttgcccTCCCacacttgttgttgttattataattgctgttgttgttttgttgttgttttgcattAGATTCAGAAACTGGATAAACAAATTAGAAGCCAGGCCCCTTTCGCAGTTGTGGCTGCAGTTTGCTGGTGGCCATAATTGCATATGCCTTTCGCAATGCTGGTTGTTTAGTTGTTTACacaccgaaaaccgaaaacggaaaactgaatacggaaaactgaaaaccccCAGacgaaaacaataacaacaaggTATCAAAGAGCAGAAACCGCAgaaaagataataataaaatcagcaaacaaatcaattttcgactgcacttgctgttggctaaaaatacaaatatgtgCATAGAAGAAGCCAAACCGCCAGTTGCCAACGTCTGTTTTCTAAGGCGGAAGAATATGAGCATGAATGTGGCGTTCTTGTCCCCAattcaaattagttttaagCTGCCGCTAATCGATAAGGTTTCTTCATTATAACTATGCATTCACATATTTCTCTATTCTCTATTTCGCAGATCGATGGCCAACTGGTTGCGGATGCTGCGGACGCAGCGCATCAGTTTCCGTCCAACGAGGAGCCCAATATTCTGGGGCATGGACCCAACTACGACGAGAAGCTGTCCAAATTCAAATGGCTGTGCAATTTCGACGATGTGAGTTAACCCCACGCGATCTCTTGGGGGTAGGGGGTCAATTTGGCGCCAATTGTCGCGCACCGAATGCCAATTGATCGCAAATTGTGTTTGGCCAATTGACAAAACGCCCGAATCAGGGCCAATAGTGAGTGACCTGTGGCATCATTTTACATGGCTTTAACTCTGATTTTGGTCACCAAAAAGCATTATTATCAAGCGATCGTTGTAAATGGCCAAAACAGCGAACTACGTGAAATCCGCCATGGCGGTCGCGTTGGCAGCAATTGCCAAATAATACAATTAGCCAACGAACAAGCCCACCAAATGCCAACTGAATCAAGGTCGCGACCAGCGCAAATAAAAAGCTCTGCGTGCGcgggcattaaatatttaaatagtcACTGTGGCGATTGAAAGAAGCTACTGTTGTTTTCTTCAGGTGTACGCAAGTTACATTGGTGTGAAAATCCCCAAGGCAACTCCCGCATCGAATTTCTTGGGTTTTTTCGGGCTATGCTTGTGAATTCAGCTTGGTTTTGACCAACCGATTCAAAGTCAGCCATTAAGCCAACAATGCACCAATGTAGTATagtaataatgataatgataatattg is a window encoding:
- the LOC122622289 gene encoding ubiquitin-conjugating enzyme E2-17 kDa, producing the protein MALKRINKELQDLGRDPPAQCSAGPVGDDLFHWQATIMGPPDSPYQGGVFFLTIHFPTDYPFKPPKVAFTTRIYHPNINSNGSICLDILRSQWSPALTISKVLLSICSLLCDPNPDDPLVPEIARIYKTDREKYNELAREWTRKYAM